A genomic stretch from Larimichthys crocea isolate SSNF chromosome XXII, L_crocea_2.0, whole genome shotgun sequence includes:
- the cldn3c gene encoding claudin 3c translates to MSMGMEIVGISLGVIGFIIAIVTCALPMWRVSAFIGANIITAQTIWEGLWMNCVTQSTGQMQCKVYDSLLALPQELQASRAMMIIAIILGVLGVLISITGAKCTNCIEDEPSKAKVMIIAGIFFILAGLLVLIPVSWSASVLVRDFYNPLVVSSQKREIGASLYIGWGAAALLLIGGAMLCSSCPPKEKQYKPPRMAYSAPRSTSAGAGYDRKDYV, encoded by the coding sequence ATGTCGATGGGCATGGAAATTGTGGGCATTTCCCTAGGAGTCATTGGCTTTATCATTGCGATAGTGACATGTGCCCTGCCAATGTGGAGGGTGTCGGCCTTCATCGGAGCCAACATCATTACGGCTCAGACCATCTGGGAAGGTTTGTGGATGAACTGTGTCACCCAGAGCACGGGCCAGATGCAGTGCAAGGTCTACGACTCATTGCTGGCTTTGCCTCAGGAGCTACAGGCCTCCAGAGCAATGATGATCATCGCCATCATCCTCGGGGTGCTGGGGGTCCTGATCTCTATCACCGGCGCCAAGTGCACAAACTGCATCGAAGACGAGCCATCCAAGGCCAAAGTGATGATCATTGCTGGAATTTTCTTCATCCTCGCAGGCCTTTTGGTCCTCATCCCTGTCTCCTGGTCTGCCAGCGTGCTTGTCAGGGATTTCTACAACCCACTCGTGGTCAGCTCACAGAAGAGGGAGATCGGGGCATCGCTCTACATCGGCTGGGGAGCGGCCGCCCTGCTCCTGATTGGTGGGGCCATGTTGTGCAGCAGCTGCCCGCCAAAAGAGAAGCAGTACAAGCCTCCCAGGATGGCCTACTCCGCCCCGCGCAGCACCAGTGCAGGTGCAGGCTACGACAGGAAAGACTATGTTTGA
- the cldn3d gene encoding claudin-4 — protein MVSLGLELAGVTLSALGWVLSVISCALPMWRVSAFIGANIVTAQVYWEGLWMNCVFQSTGQMQCKVYDSMLALPQDLQAARALTIATIIVGIVALLISMVGAKCTNCIEDDRIKARVMASSGGAFITAALAQLVPVSWSAHTIIIEFYSPLIPSGQKMEIGAALYLGWAAAALLLFGGSILCCSCPPEEEKPIRYSVHPQSRIAYSAAPRSTAQSSYTRRDYV, from the coding sequence ATGGTGTCTCTTGGACTTGAACTGGCTGGCGTCACTCTGTCAGCACTCGGCTGGGTGCTGAGTGTGATCAGCTGCGCCTTGCCTATGTGGAGGGTTTCTGCCTTCATTGGCGCCAACATTGTCACAGCTCAGGTGTACTGGGAGGGACTGTGGATGAACTGTGTGTTCCAGAGCACGGGCCAGATGCAGTGTAAGGTCTACGACTCTATGCTGGCTTTGCCTCAGGACCTACAGGCTGCCAGGGCGCTTACCATTGCCACCATCATCGTGGGTATAGTAGCTCTGCTCATCTCTATGGTGGGGGCAAAATGCACCAACTGCATCGAGGATGACAGGATTAAAGCCAGGGTGATGGCCTCCTCAGGCGGGGCGTTCATCACAGCAGCTCTGGCCCAGCTGGTACCCGTTTCCTGGTCAGCACACACCATCATAATTGAGTTTTACAGTCCACTCATCCCCTCTGGTCAGAAGATGGAGATTGGGGCGGCGTTGTACCTGGGTtgggctgctgcagctctgctgctTTTTGGGGGGTCCATCCTCTGTTGCAGCTGTCCTCCCGAGGAAGAGAAACCAATAAGATACAGCGTGCACCCCCAGAGTCGTATAGCATACTCCGCCGCACCAAGGTCCACCGCTCAAAGCTCGTACACTAGGAGGGACTACGTGTGA
- the LOC104925792 gene encoding claudin-4, with protein MVSAGLQMLGAALGILGWIGTIIVCAIPMWKVTAFIGSNIVTSQTSWEGIWMSCVVQSTGQMQCKVYDSMLALSSDLQAARALTIVSIVVGIMAILLSVAGGQCTNCVEDKSAKTKVGIAAGVMFIVAGVLCLIPVCWTAHTIIRDFYNPLLVSAQKRELGAALYIGWGAAALMLIGGGMLCCNCPPKDEGSYTARYKPARSDASAPVSGKDYV; from the coding sequence ATGGTGTCCGCTGGGTTACAAATGCTGGGTGCAGCTCTAGGGATCCTGGGCTGGATTGGTACCATCATTGTATGTGCCATTCCCATGTGGAAGGTCACTGCTTTTATTGGCAGCAACATCGTCACCTCTCAGACGTCCTGGGAAGGTATTTGGATGAGCTGTGTGGTCCAGAGCACAGGCCAGATGCAGTGTAAGGTCTACGACTCCATGCTGGCCCTCAGCTCTGACCTCCAGGCTGCCCGGGCCCTGACCATCGTCTCCATTGTGGTGGGCATCATGGCTATCCTGCTCTCTGTAGCCGGGGGGCAATGCACCAACTGCGTGGAGGATAAGTCAGCTAAGACGAAGGTGGGCATTGCAGCTGGAGTTATGTTCATCGTAGCTGGGGTCCTCTGCCTCATCCCTGTCTGCTGGACAGCCCACACTATCATCCGAGACTTCTACAACCCACTGCTGGTCAGTGCCCAGAAGAGAGAGCTGGGTGCAGCGCTCTACATCGGTTGGGGGGCAGCTGCCTTGATGCTGATCGGAGGGGGGATGCTCTGCTGCAACTGCCCCCCTAAGGATGAAGGCTCCTACACTGCGAGGTACAAACCTGCCAGATCTGATGCCTCAGCACCAGTATCCGGGAAAGACTATGTCTGA
- the LOC104925793 gene encoding claudin-4, translated as MASQGLQIMGVLLAFIGWLGTIITCAMPMWRVTAFVGANIVTAQVIWEGLWMNCVVQSTGQMQCKVYDSMLALPQDLQAARAMVIISVIVGVFGLLMAVVGGKCTNCMEDEVAKAKACIVSGVIFIIAALLIMIPVSWSAHAVIRDFYNPLVVASQRRELGAALYIGWGSAGLLLLGGGLLCNNCPQKDNRPYIPAKFAPARTVSSNVDYV; from the coding sequence ATGGCTTCTCAGGGCCTCCAGATCATGGGTGTGCTGCTGGCCTTCATTGGCTGGTTGGGCACCATCATCACCTGCGCTATGCCCATGTGGAGAGTAACTGCTTTCGTTGGGGCGAACATCGTCACTGCTCAGGTGATTTGGGAGGGCTTATGGATGAACTGTGTGGTCCAGAGCACCGGCCAGATGCAGTGTAAGGTGTATGACTCCATGCTGGCTCTACCTCAAGACCTGCAGGCTGCCAGGGCCATGGTGATCATCTCTGTAATCGTCGGGGTGTTTGGCCTCCTCATGGCCGTGGTTGGAGGGAAGTGCACTAACTGCATGGAGGACGAAGTGGCCAAAGCCAAAGCCTGCATTGTGTCCGGAGTGATCTTTATAATAGCTGCCTTGCTGATCATGATCCCAGTGTCGTGGTCGGCTCACGCGGTGATCAGGGACTTTTATAACCCCCTGGTAGTCGCGTCTCAGCGGAGGGAGCTCGGGGCAGCACTTTATATTGGCTGGGGCTCTgctggactgctgctgctgggaggaGGCCTACTCTGCAACAACTGCCCACAGAAAGACAACAGACCCTACATACCTGCCAAATTTGCCCCTGCAAGAACCGTATCTTCAAATGTGGactatgtgtga
- the cldn29 gene encoding claudin-4, whose translation MASLGLQILGVGLAVLGWIGNILICMLPLWKVSAFIGNNIVVAQTIWEGLWMTCVVQSTGQMQCKVYDSLLALPPDLQAARAMVVIAILFSLFGLLLSVVGGKCTTCIGDKVAKARVAISAGVFFILSGALCLVTVSLPANTIIKDFYNPLVPDSQRRELGACLYVGWGASGLLLIGGALLCCQCPSGRDRYNGTKYSAPKSTTPGKEFV comes from the coding sequence aTGGCATCTTTAGGGCTACAGATTCTAGGTGTTGGACTGGCAGTGCTCGGGTGGATTGGAAACATACTGATCTGCATGCTGCCCCTGTGGAAGGTGTCTGCTTTCATTGGGAACAACATTGTGGTGGCTCAGACCATCTGGGAAGGACTGTGGATGACCTGCGTGGTGCAGAGCACGGGACAGATGCAGTGCAAGGTCTACGACTCCCTGTTGGCCCTGCCTCCAGACCTCCAGGCAGCCCGGGCTATGGTGGTCATTGCCatcctgttctctctgtttggCTTGCTGCTCTCTGTGGTCGGAGGGAAATGCACCACCTGCATTGGGGACAAGGTAGCAAAAGCCAGAGTTGCCATCTCTGCGGGTGTTTTCTTCATCCTGAGTGGGGCTCTGTGTCTTGTGACTGTGTCTCTGCCTGCTAACACTATCATCAAGGACTTCTACAACCCCCTAGTTCCTGACTCCCAGAGGAGAGAGCTGGGTGCATGTTTGTACGTGGGCTGGGGGGCATCAGGACTACTGCTGATCGGTGGTGCTcttctctgctgtcagtgtCCATCAGGAAGAGACCGCTATAATGGAACAAAATACTCTGCGCCTAAATCCACAACACCCGGGAAGGAATTTGTCTGA
- the LOC104925795 gene encoding claudin-like protein ZF-A89: MEAASLSFVTAAVEPTLTCPVHPKTTMVSAGLQILGVFLAFIGFLGDIIICALPMWKVSAFIGNNIVTAQVFWEGLWMNCVKQSTGQMQCKVYDSMLALPRDLQAARALVVISILVVFMGVLLAVAGGKCTNCIEEEAAKSKVAIVAGVFFIVGGILCLIPVSWSANEVIRNFYNPIMSDAQRRELGASLFIGWGSAGLLLIGGALLCCQCDQRKDSRYSVKYSAPRSATSGGAYV, translated from the coding sequence ATGGAAGCCGCATCACTGAGTTTTGTCACTGCAGCAGTTGAGCCCACGCTTACTTGTCCTGTGCACCCTAAAACAACCATGGTTTCAGCAGGTCTCCAGATCTTGGGTGTCTTTCTGGCATTCATTGGCTTTTTGGGAGACATCATCATCTGCGCCCTGCCAATGTGGAAGGTCTCTGCTTTCATTGGGAACAACATTGTGACAGCACAGGTCTTCTGGGAGGGCCTTTGGATGAATTGTGTGAAGCAGAGCACTGGGCAGATGCAGTGCAAAGTCTACGACTCCATGCTGGCTCTACCACGTGACCTGCAGGCGGCCCGAGCTCTGGTTGTGATCTCCATCCTGGTTGTCTTCATGGGAGTCCTGCTTGCTGTTGCAGGTGGGAAGTGCACCAACTGCATTGAAGAGGAGGCGGCCAAGAGCAAGGTGGCAATTGTTGCAGGGGTGTTCTTCATTGTTGGCGGTATCCTGTGCCTGATCCCCGTGTCTTGGTCTGCTAATGAGGTCATCAGGAATTTCTACAACCCCATTATGAGTGACGCACAGAGGAGGGAGCTTGGAGCATCACTGTTCATCGGTTGGGGATCAGCAGGACTCCTGCTCATTGGTGGCGCActtctctgctgtcagtgtgacCAGCGTAAGGATAGCAGATACTCTGTCAAATATTCTGCCCCGCGCTCAGCAACCAGCGGTGGAGCCTATGTTTAA
- the LOC104925796 gene encoding claudin-4 encodes MRTQLVGVCLAIIGFLGTILICGLPMWKVTAFIGANIVTAQVFWEGLWMNCVIQSTGHSQCKAYDSILALPQELQASRALICVSIAVSVVAIGLTVVGARCTNFYRDDSLAKSNIGLSGGVVFIIAGLLCIIPVSWSAHSIITGFYNPVATEGRRGELGASIYVGWASGALLVIGGGVLCSTYRC; translated from the coding sequence ATGAGGACTCAgcttgttggtgtgtgtttggcaaTCATCGGTTTTCTTGGCACCATCCTTATCTGCGGTCTGCCCATGTGGAAAGTGACAGCCTTCATTGGGGCAAACATCGTCACAGCTCAGGTCTTCTGGGAAGGTTTATGGATGAATTGTGTGATCCAGAGCACGGGTCATTCACAGTGTAAGGCCTACGACTCCATTCTGGCTTTACCCCAAGAACTGCAGGCGTCCAGGGCTCTGATCTGTGTCTCCATCGCTGTCAGCGTGGTGGCCATTGGGTTGACTGTGGTCGGAGCCCGCTGTACCAACTTCTACCGCGACGACTCGCTGGCCAAATCTAATATTGGCTTGTCTGGAGGTGTGGTGTTTATTATAGCGGGGCTCCTGTGTATTATTCCTGTCAGCTGGTCGGCTCACAGCATCATCACAGGTTTCTACAATCCCGTGGCAAccgaggggaggaggggagagctCGGGGCTTCCATATACGTGGGCTGGGCATCTGGAGCTCTGCTCGTCATTGGAGGAGGAGTTTTATGCAGCACCTACAGATgctga
- the LOC104925797 gene encoding claudin-4: MEGQGKQIGGLALVMIGVLGVCLACGLPMWRETSFVGANIVTAQSVWDGLWLHCIIQATGQMQCKRHTTSNTMTSDIQAGRALTLLSILLGLLGFIVTLMGGGVANCSGAPPDPLEPLTTSSSRKKASLLGGVLCIVAGILCVVSVSWSAAATSLLYNDPLVAAALKREVGSSIYIGWASSLLLLLGGVLICLVCGDKERSQPHYYSHMPYSIDAQLGDSSSRVAILRSDDTRSYNSRISDRPSARRVVEHIAQVHDYNSPNQAQSEVGRYNQPQGTQPGVFYFRDTTQEEKAYSWA, translated from the exons atggaggGACAGGGCAAGCAGATTGGGGGTCTGGCACTGGTTATGATAGGTGTTTTAGGAGTGTGTTTGGCATGTGGACTGCCAATGTGGCGGGAGACATCTTTTGTGGGAGCAAATATTGTGACTGCACAATCG GTGTGGGATGGTCTGTGGCTTCACTGTATCATTCAGGCCACAGGTCAGATGCAGTGCAAGCGACACACAACATCCAATACAATGACCTCTGACATTCAGGCTGGACGGGCCCTCACGTTGCTCTCAATCCTCCTCGGCCTCCTCGGTTTCATTGTCACCCTCATGGGCGGAGGAGTGGCCAACTGCAGCGGGGCTCCTCCTGACCCTTTGGAGCCTCTGACGACCTCTTCTTCCAGGAAGAAG GCGTCACTGTTGGGTGGAGTTCTCTGTATCGTAGCTGGCATCCTGTGCGTGGTTTCAGTCAGCTGGTCAGCAGCAGCAACCTCCTTACTCTACAATGACCCTTTGGTGGCTGCAGCCCTGAAGAGAGAGGTGGGCTCCTCCATCTATATAGGCTGGGCCTCctccctgctgctcctgctcggTGGTGTTCTGATCTGCTTGGTCTGTGGGGATAAGGAGAGATCCCAACCCCATTACTACTCCCACATGCCATACAGCATTGATGCTCAGTTAGGTGACAGTTCATCCCGTGTGGCCATTCTGAGGTCTGATGACACGAGATCATACAACTCCAGGATTTCTGATCGTCCTTCAGCAAGGAGGGTGGTAGAGCACATAGCTCAGGTGCATGACTATAACTCCCCGAATCAAGCTCAGAGTGAGGTTGGGAGGTATAATCAGCCTCAGGGGACACAACCAGGAGTCTTCTATTTTAGAGACACCACACAAGAGGAAAAGGCTTATTCATGGGCATGA
- the LOC104925798 gene encoding claudin-4, translating into MVSGGRQILGLALAIIGFLGSIIICALPTWKVTAFIGANIVTSQVIWEGLWMNCVTQSTGQMQCKVYDSLLALPQDLQAARALVIIAIIAGVFGILLGVVGGKCTNFVEDEREKSKVAIASGVIFIIAGFLVLVPVCWTANTIIRDFYNPVMTNAQRRELGASLYIGWGSAGLLFLGGALLCSSCPPRDENDYDVKYAKARSVESSRAYV; encoded by the coding sequence ATGGTGTCCGGCGGAAGACAGATTCTGGGTTTGGCCCTAGCTATCATCGGCTTTCTGGGGAGCATCATCATCTGTGCCCTACCCACCTGGAAAGTCACAGCCTTCATTGGTGCCAACATTGTCACTTCTCAGGTAATCTGGGAAGGTTTGTGGATGAACTGTGTGACCCAGAGTACAGGCCAGATGCAGTGCAAAGTTTATGACTCTCTTCTGGCCTTACCTCAAGACCTGCAGGCCGCCAGGGCACTtgtcatcatcgccatcatcgCTGGGGTCTTTGGGATCCTTCTTGGTGTGGTTGGGGGAAAGTGCACCAACTTTGTGGAGGACGAAAGGGAAAAGAGCAAAGTGGCCATTGCCTCAGGAGTTATCTTCATCATCGCAGGCTTTTTGGTGCTTGTCCCTGTCTGCTGGACGGCCAACACCATCATTCGTGATTTCTACAACCCTGTAATGACCAACGCTCAGAGGAGGGAGCTGGGGGCCTCGCTGTACATCGGCTGGGGCTCTGCAGGGCTACTGTTCCTGGGTGGGgctctcctctgcagctcctgtCCCCCCAGAGATGAGAATGACTATGATGTGAAGTATGCAAAGGCACGTTCTGTAGAAAGCAGCAGGGCCTATGTTTAG
- the LOC104925799 gene encoding claudin-4: protein MASMGMQMLASALCLLGWAGVIISCVLPMWRVTAFVGSTIVTSQTIWEGIWMTCVVQSTGQIQCKPYESLLALSKDLQAARALTVLAITTGSVGLILAFVGGKCTRFLDEEGGGVKGKVAIAAGGVLIATGLLCLVPTSWAAGAVVRTFYSASIDAQRRELGACLYIGWGASILLILGGGLFISSACPLKAHNADKSPSVRYLVVRSSNGSSQAGSQRSRMPPANSQPARAVFSRSQSYEGASTKSQLYTRPPYEVESEQSWRQESERSWAPSTKSQMKRPESTKSEHSEAPSTKSELKRTEREETLPVESENEDPSSNPARTYL from the coding sequence ATGGCCTCAATGGGGATGCAGATGCTGGCCAGCGCCTTGTGCCTCTTGGGTTGGGCAGGGGTCATCATCAGCTGCGTACTGCCTATGTGGCGGGTCACAGCCTTTGTGGGAAGTACCATTGTCACCTCCCAGACCATCTGGGAAGGCATCTGGATGACCTGCGTGGTCCAGAGCACAGGGCAGATCCAGTGTAAACCTTATGAGTCTCTCCTCGCTCTCAGCAAAGACCTGCAGGCTGCCAGGGCTCTCACCGTCCTTGCCATTACTACGGGTAGCGTGGGCCTCATTTTGGCCTTCGTTGGAGGAAAGTGCACCCGCTTTTTGGATGAAGAAGGAGGCGGGGTTAAGGGCAAGGTGGCTATAGCTGCAGGGGGAGTGTTGATTGCCACAGGACTGCTGTGTTTGGTTCCTACATCATGGGCAGCTGGCGCTGTTGTGAGGACGTTCTACAGTGCCTCCATTGATGCTCAGCGGAGGGAGCTTGGAGCCTGTCTCTACATCGGCTGGGGAGCATCCATCCTGCTTATTCTGGGAGGTGGGTTGTTCATTAGCTCAGCGTGCCCCCTCAAAGCCCACAACGCAGACAAGAGCCCCTCTGTCCGCTACCTGGTGGTCCGTTCCTCTAATGGGTCCAGCCAGGCAGGTTCTCAGCGCAGCAGAATGCCACCAGCAAATTCTCAGCCTGCCCGAGCGGTGTTTTCCAGATCTCAAAGCTATGAGGGGGCATCAACAAAGTCTCAGCTGTACACAAGGCCACCTTATGAGGTTGAGTCTGAGCAGAGCTGGAGGCAGGAGTCAGAAAGATCATGGGCACCGTCGACAAAGTCTCAGATGAAAAGACCAGAGTCGACAAAATCTGAACACAGTGAGGCACCGTCTACAAAGTCTGAACTGAAACGAACAGAAAGGGAAGAGACTTTACCAGTCGAGAGTGAAAATGAGGATCCATCCTCAAATCCAGCAAGAACATATCTGTAA